One window of Acidobacteriota bacterium genomic DNA carries:
- a CDS encoding Uma2 family endonuclease — MKARTRKLYSPEEYLASEEKAERRSEFDGGVVTAMAGGSLKHASVISNLVRVIGNRLGNGCGAYASDLRVHVENFRKFYYPDVLVICGPAVFYENRNDTVTNPVLIIEVLSAKTEAKDRGEKMLAYRSLGSLREYVLISQTNPIVEQYTKSADGSWIHKATIGVKSIVKFESVEVELSLEDIYQRIEFSANNL, encoded by the coding sequence TTGAAAGCAAGAACGAGAAAACTCTATTCACCCGAAGAGTATCTGGCTTCGGAAGAGAAAGCCGAACGCCGCAGCGAATTCGACGGCGGAGTTGTGACGGCAATGGCTGGCGGTTCGTTAAAGCACGCATCCGTTATCTCGAATCTTGTCAGGGTAATCGGAAACAGGCTGGGGAATGGATGCGGAGCATACGCATCTGACTTGCGCGTGCACGTCGAGAACTTTCGGAAATTCTATTATCCCGACGTGCTTGTGATTTGCGGTCCGGCGGTGTTCTATGAGAACCGAAACGATACGGTCACGAATCCGGTCCTGATCATCGAAGTTCTTTCGGCGAAGACCGAGGCGAAGGATCGGGGCGAGAAGATGCTCGCGTACAGAAGCCTCGGATCGTTGCGTGAATATGTGCTTATCTCGCAGACGAATCCGATCGTCGAGCAGTACACCAAGAGTGCCGACGGAAGCTGGATTCACAAGGCGACGATCGGCGTGAAGAGCATCGTAAAGTTCGAGTCGGTTGAGGTCGAACTGAGTTTGGAAGATATCTATCAGCGCATCGAATTTAGTGCCAATAATTTATGA
- a CDS encoding succinate dehydrogenase — translation MKFSNNFLLRKLHQLTGIVPLGLFFGVHMFTNAKAMNGEKVFNEAVGDIHHLPFLLFIEVFGIFLPLLFHSVYGIFISVEAKVNVANYGFGRNWLYVFQRTTGVFLFFFILFHLLHLRFGLFGGLDLTRVAVAGNADQAFAIVATDFGSVGILLFYILGVAATAWHLGYGIFLFAVDWGIVIGEKAQKTLLYGCAAVAFGLFAVGANAAISFVRPCGLMPQFLCEGEKSGTTIKPTGIKKF, via the coding sequence ATGAAATTCAGCAATAATTTTCTCTTGAGAAAATTGCACCAGTTGACCGGAATCGTACCGCTCGGACTGTTTTTCGGCGTTCATATGTTCACGAACGCCAAAGCGATGAACGGGGAAAAGGTCTTTAACGAGGCGGTCGGCGACATTCACCATCTGCCGTTCCTTCTGTTTATCGAGGTTTTCGGGATCTTCTTGCCGTTGCTGTTTCATTCGGTCTATGGGATCTTTATCTCGGTCGAGGCCAAGGTCAACGTCGCGAATTACGGTTTCGGCCGCAACTGGCTTTACGTTTTCCAGCGCACGACCGGAGTTTTTCTTTTCTTCTTTATACTGTTTCACCTGCTTCACCTGAGATTCGGGCTTTTCGGCGGACTCGACCTGACGCGCGTCGCGGTCGCGGGCAACGCCGACCAAGCCTTTGCGATCGTCGCGACGGACTTCGGTTCGGTCGGCATCCTGCTTTTCTATATTCTCGGTGTCGCGGCAACGGCCTGGCATCTTGGCTACGGGATTTTCCTTTTCGCGGTCGATTGGGGCATCGTGATCGGTGAGAAAGCGCAGAAGACACTGCTTTACGGCTGCGCCGCGGTCGCCTTCGGGCTTTTCGCCGTCGGCGCAAATGCCGCGATCTCGTTCGTCCGGCCGTGCGGCCTGATGCCGCAGTTCCTTTGCGAAGGCGAAAAATCGGGGACGACGATCAAGCCGACCGGAATCAAGAAGTTCTAA
- a CDS encoding LysR family transcriptional regulator — MHIETLKVFCDLVDLQSFSLAAERNFITQSAVSQQIRTLEEKFARRLLERVRGRREVKLTDAGEIFYREAKLVLDSYDQLNESMRSLIGKIGGTVKVATIYSIGLHEFPPRVREFMSKFPSVKIDLEYSRTTRVVRDVLNGLVELGVVAFPEPRRGMTIVPMQSDRLVLICPLDHEFASKEVVSASELRGRDFVLFERDIPTRKAIDRILKANDVDVRKVAEFDNIETIKRAVEVGFGLAIVPQPSVEDEKKNGQLHIVQLAEEEWVRPVGVIFRSDRGLSLAARKFVQLLENSNEQSSP, encoded by the coding sequence ATGCATATCGAGACATTGAAGGTTTTTTGCGATCTGGTCGATCTACAGAGCTTTTCGCTCGCAGCGGAGCGGAACTTCATCACGCAGTCGGCCGTCAGCCAGCAAATCCGCACGCTCGAGGAGAAATTCGCCCGCCGGCTTCTGGAACGCGTTCGCGGAAGACGCGAGGTCAAGCTCACCGACGCCGGCGAGATCTTCTACCGCGAGGCGAAACTCGTCCTCGATTCATACGACCAACTCAACGAGAGTATGCGCAGTCTCATCGGAAAGATCGGCGGCACGGTCAAGGTGGCGACGATCTACAGCATCGGGCTGCACGAATTCCCGCCGCGCGTGCGGGAGTTTATGTCGAAATTCCCGTCGGTGAAGATCGATCTCGAGTATTCGCGAACGACGCGCGTCGTTCGCGACGTGCTCAACGGACTTGTCGAACTCGGGGTCGTCGCATTTCCCGAACCGCGCCGCGGTATGACGATCGTTCCGATGCAGTCCGACCGGCTCGTTCTGATATGTCCGCTCGACCACGAATTCGCAAGCAAAGAGGTGGTCAGCGCGAGCGAATTGAGAGGCCGCGATTTCGTCTTGTTCGAGCGCGATATTCCGACGCGGAAAGCCATCGATCGAATCCTCAAGGCCAACGATGTCGATGTTCGGAAAGTGGCCGAATTCGACAACATCGAAACCATAAAGCGCGCGGTCGAGGTTGGCTTTGGATTGGCGATCGTTCCGCAGCCGTCGGTTGAAGACGAAAAGAAGAACGGGCAACTGCATATCGTTCAGCTCGCCGAAGAAGAATGGGTGCGTCCCGTCGGCGTGATCTTCCGGAGCGATCGGGGGCTTTCCCTGGCCGCCCGCAAATTCGTCCAGCTTCTCGAAAACAGCAACGAACAGTCTAGCCCTTGA
- a CDS encoding EAL domain-containing protein translates to METQKLTNRYMNAVIAAGFVCLASAVYWLPTAQIDLKFLFLAICTIGFGSRISVQIPKFKSHISVSDTFIFVALVLYGGEAATLLAASEAFCSSWRFCNKKITVFFNAATMALSTTLVWTVLKALGMDTDSELHGHALNDFIVTFSAIATVQFLANTALSSIYGALKSRKGWWDTWKTQYAWTFITYFVGSLTAGVLVFTVDYVGFSALVAAIPIIVFLFLAYRMYLKNVEMSLTQAEQARSHAEILEKQSVALVESEERFRSAFNYAPIGIALVSANGNWLKVNKALCKILGYTENEFLATDFQSMIFVEDLGNTLIKIHELLAEKIPTCQLEQRYLAKDGTTVWTLWSASTVNDTVRDHQNLVFQIQDITDKKVAEEQLHYKATHDGLTGLPNRSLFMARLESAIERAKDNPAHRISILFIDLDRFKVINDSLGHMVGDQLLVGISERLRDCLRPTDMVARLGGDEFTILVEGRYEEKEVLRIAERVHEKFQIPFDLDGREVFSSASIGILNRTDGHTTPEEMMRDADTAMYHAKRAGKSRHEVFDQNMHEAVKEVLQLETDLRRAIERKEFFVHYQPIYSLRSNSFVGVEALARWNHSDLGPIAPTKFIALAEEIGLIDALGMHILKLSCTEMCELRESSPAGSRFSLSVNLSCKQFANPQLVAKIKKVLDETGFPATQLKLEITESVFFEYPEKAIEMLNQLRDLGIDINIDDFGTGYSNLTYLRKLPVSTLKIDRSFISPIDRDGNNSEIVETIAMLARNLSLTVVAEGVETEVQLAALRQLDCEGAQGNYLAPPMSFGDLQYFLNENNVTNIPETKFKDVEIVSMVQ, encoded by the coding sequence ATGGAAACGCAAAAACTGACAAACAGATATATGAACGCCGTGATCGCGGCGGGTTTTGTCTGTTTGGCGAGCGCGGTTTATTGGCTCCCAACCGCTCAGATCGATCTAAAGTTCCTGTTTCTCGCGATTTGCACCATCGGATTCGGCTCGCGAATATCCGTTCAGATCCCGAAATTCAAATCGCATATTTCGGTTTCCGACACATTCATTTTCGTTGCGTTGGTATTGTACGGCGGCGAAGCGGCGACGCTCCTTGCGGCCAGCGAGGCATTTTGTTCGTCGTGGCGATTCTGCAACAAGAAGATCACCGTCTTTTTCAACGCGGCGACGATGGCACTTTCGACGACGCTTGTCTGGACGGTTCTGAAGGCGCTCGGGATGGACACCGACTCCGAATTGCACGGCCACGCGCTGAACGATTTCATTGTCACGTTCTCGGCCATCGCGACCGTCCAGTTTCTGGCCAATACGGCGTTGTCGTCCATTTACGGCGCGCTTAAGAGCCGAAAAGGGTGGTGGGACACCTGGAAGACCCAATACGCCTGGACATTCATTACGTATTTTGTCGGATCCTTGACGGCGGGAGTTCTCGTCTTCACGGTCGATTATGTCGGCTTCTCGGCGCTCGTCGCGGCGATTCCGATCATTGTCTTCCTTTTTCTCGCCTACCGGATGTATCTCAAGAATGTCGAGATGTCCTTGACGCAAGCCGAACAGGCGCGCAGCCACGCCGAGATCCTTGAAAAACAGTCGGTCGCGCTCGTCGAGTCCGAAGAGCGGTTTCGCAGCGCATTCAACTATGCGCCGATCGGAATCGCACTCGTCTCGGCAAATGGCAATTGGCTCAAGGTCAACAAGGCGCTGTGCAAGATCCTGGGCTACACGGAGAACGAATTTCTTGCCACGGATTTTCAGTCGATGATCTTTGTCGAGGACCTCGGCAACACGCTTATAAAGATCCACGAACTTCTCGCTGAAAAGATTCCAACCTGCCAACTTGAACAACGTTATCTTGCCAAGGACGGGACGACCGTTTGGACTTTGTGGAGCGCGTCTACGGTGAACGACACGGTTCGCGACCACCAGAACCTTGTCTTTCAGATTCAGGACATTACCGACAAAAAGGTCGCCGAAGAACAGCTGCATTACAAAGCGACGCACGACGGTCTGACCGGACTGCCGAATCGTTCGCTGTTTATGGCCCGGCTCGAGTCCGCGATCGAACGCGCCAAAGACAACCCGGCACACCGGATCAGCATTCTGTTCATCGATCTCGACCGATTCAAGGTGATCAACGACAGCCTCGGACATATGGTCGGGGATCAACTGCTGGTCGGAATCTCCGAACGCCTGCGTGATTGTCTGCGCCCGACCGATATGGTCGCGCGACTCGGCGGCGACGAGTTTACGATACTGGTTGAAGGCCGTTACGAAGAAAAAGAAGTCTTGAGGATCGCCGAACGCGTTCACGAGAAATTCCAGATCCCATTCGATCTCGATGGCCGCGAGGTTTTCAGCTCGGCGAGCATCGGCATCCTGAACCGCACCGACGGTCACACTACGCCCGAAGAGATGATGCGCGACGCCGATACCGCAATGTATCACGCGAAGCGGGCCGGAAAGTCGCGTCACGAAGTTTTCGACCAAAATATGCACGAGGCCGTCAAAGAGGTTCTTCAATTAGAAACCGATCTGCGCCGGGCAATCGAACGGAAGGAATTCTTTGTTCACTATCAACCGATCTACTCGCTGCGGTCGAACTCGTTCGTTGGTGTTGAAGCGTTGGCGCGTTGGAACCATAGCGACCTCGGTCCGATCGCTCCCACCAAGTTCATTGCGCTGGCAGAAGAGATCGGGCTCATTGACGCGCTCGGGATGCATATCTTGAAATTGTCCTGTACGGAAATGTGCGAACTTCGTGAATCGTCGCCGGCGGGCTCGCGCTTCAGCCTAAGTGTCAATCTGTCGTGCAAGCAGTTCGCGAACCCGCAACTCGTGGCGAAGATCAAGAAGGTCCTCGACGAGACCGGGTTTCCTGCGACCCAGCTCAAACTCGAGATCACCGAATCCGTGTTTTTCGAGTATCCGGAAAAGGCGATCGAAATGCTCAACCAACTTCGTGACCTCGGCATCGACATCAATATCGACGACTTTGGCACCGGTTACTCGAATCTGACCTATCTCCGCAAACTTCCCGTTTCGACGCTCAAGATCGACCGCTCGTTCATTAGTCCGATCGACCGCGACGGCAACAACTCGGAGATCGTCGAAACGATCGCGATGCTTGCGCGCAATCTGAGCCTGACGGTCGTCGCTGAAGGCGTCGAAACAGAGGTTCAGTTGGCGGCGCTTCGGCAACTCGATTGCGAAGGCGCGCAGGGAAATTATCTGGCGCCCCCGATGTCGTTCGGAGACTTGCAATATTTCCTGAACGAAAACAACGTGACGAATATTCCCGAAACCAAATTCAAGGACGTCGAAATCGTTTCGATGGTGCAGTAG
- a CDS encoding GNAT family N-acetyltransferase produces the protein MKLQLAYSAKNQRVNSLEYVFANAVANLNRVSLLTESDRTEVLEFLKKRPVHTVVMTSFIYDNGLESPNNRGKFFSFRNAAGTLEGVALIGHTTLVECHSEDALIALALKARESETPIKLMMSDGNSIEHFWQYYSGEQREPRLVCEEQLFEIKFPVIVREPVENLRLATEADLLPVAEAHAEIAFLESGVNPLEKDREGFLKRVLRRINQNRVWVVFDNEKLVFQTQIVAETDDVSYLEGVYVNPEYRGKGIGSNCLSQLSRTLLENVKYVCMLSNTEFKDAHRAYSKAGFKSKDCCVTMFV, from the coding sequence ATGAAATTGCAACTAGCCTACAGCGCCAAAAACCAAAGAGTGAACTCGCTCGAGTACGTATTTGCGAATGCAGTTGCCAATTTGAACCGGGTCAGCCTGTTGACCGAATCCGACCGAACCGAGGTCCTGGAGTTTCTGAAGAAACGGCCTGTTCACACAGTCGTTATGACGAGCTTCATCTATGACAACGGTCTCGAAAGTCCGAACAACCGCGGAAAGTTCTTCTCATTCAGGAACGCCGCCGGCACGCTCGAAGGAGTGGCCCTGATCGGACACACGACATTGGTCGAATGTCATTCGGAAGACGCACTGATCGCGCTCGCCTTGAAAGCCCGCGAGTCCGAAACACCCATCAAACTGATGATGTCGGACGGAAATTCAATCGAGCACTTTTGGCAGTACTACTCGGGAGAGCAACGTGAACCGCGGCTGGTTTGCGAAGAACAGCTCTTTGAAATCAAATTCCCCGTAATCGTCCGCGAACCGGTCGAAAACCTGAGACTCGCAACCGAAGCTGATCTGCTTCCGGTCGCAGAGGCTCACGCCGAGATCGCGTTCCTCGAGAGCGGAGTCAACCCCTTGGAAAAAGACCGTGAAGGCTTCCTGAAAAGAGTCTTGCGGCGCATCAACCAGAACCGTGTTTGGGTTGTATTCGATAATGAAAAGCTGGTCTTCCAGACCCAAATCGTTGCCGAAACAGACGATGTGAGCTACCTCGAAGGTGTTTACGTCAACCCGGAATACCGCGGAAAGGGCATTGGTTCGAACTGCCTCTCGCAGCTCAGCCGGACGCTCCTGGAAAACGTCAAATACGTCTGCATGCTCAGCAATACCGAGTTCAAGGACGCGCACAGGGCCTACTCGAAGGCCGGCTTCAAATCGAAAGATTGTTGCGTAACAATGTTTGTTTGA
- a CDS encoding S8 family serine peptidase codes for MLEIRRFRSLLPKVLASALMLSLLTTHGFVLTAFAQAGERTATTRSATGAFVTDLTRLAAANKLSVSSNFDSEVSRLIRSLASDSQRQPVILDSVGKDQSLIVDALAARIANGDVPENLSNVRVLRLELEAVFADKTKAAERFDAVIDELAQSSDKTVLFVDELTNFVGNSQISAKLSDSLLNGKIRLIGGSSTDAYTESIEPVAEVAAMFETITIGDRNISNSDSDSILGLNSEGFRGDNVSSDLRDMMANDPTGKRRVDVIVQAKDADDPSLRALLSSGKARLTDRIGDSNTLVVNLPLALVNELSQSRLANFISPDRNMLKLGHVENTTGTAVTRSQAATTGRAAYTLDGTGVGIAVLDSGLLATHADFKNASGASRIVYSQNFVTTESTTDDNYGHGTHVAGLAAGRSTNYQGTAPNANIINLKVLDGIGRGQTSWLLNALEWLKLNHQTYNIKVVNLSLGGAAIDTYSNDPVCRKVQELNALGILVVAAAGNEGKNFLTGQKLYGQIHSPGNDPSVLTVGAVNTKQTDVRSDDLMATFSSNGPTRSFYTTANGTKVYDHAIKPDLVAPGNQLISARAKNTSLLGILMSFLAVADNSGDQNTYRIPMSGTSMSTPVVAGAAALLFQANPKLTPNMVKMILQYTAQPLNGYNMLQQGAGQLNLEGAIRLAKAYRTDVDFNTAMAQGASLLPTGGVFPTTTSTLNGQTFSWSQGVLTNHAYLKGSHLASQFHNVYKNGSWFEKGIGHNALHQYVLNAQYASGSNIAIFPKAVVSNGGTLGDGTFYTGFGVLVSDGVLVSDGVLVSDGVLVSDGVLVSDGVLFGDGVLVSDGVLVSDGVLVGDSTSANNVIYGDN; via the coding sequence ATGTTAGAGATTAGAAGATTCCGCAGCTTACTGCCGAAAGTCTTGGCAAGCGCGTTGATGTTGTCATTATTGACGACGCACGGGTTTGTCTTGACGGCCTTCGCGCAGGCCGGCGAGCGCACCGCGACTACCAGGTCCGCGACCGGCGCGTTCGTCACCGATCTGACGCGGCTCGCCGCGGCGAATAAGCTCAGCGTCAGTTCAAATTTTGACTCGGAGGTCAGCCGCCTTATCCGGTCGCTTGCTTCCGACTCGCAGCGCCAACCGGTGATCCTCGACTCGGTCGGCAAAGACCAGTCGCTGATCGTCGATGCTCTCGCCGCTCGCATCGCCAACGGCGACGTTCCGGAAAACCTCTCGAACGTCCGCGTTCTGAGACTCGAACTTGAAGCGGTATTCGCCGATAAAACGAAAGCCGCCGAACGGTTTGACGCCGTTATTGACGAACTCGCGCAGAGCTCGGACAAGACGGTTCTTTTCGTCGATGAGCTGACGAACTTCGTCGGCAACTCGCAGATCAGCGCCAAGCTTTCGGATAGCCTGCTCAACGGCAAGATCCGCCTCATCGGCGGAAGTTCGACCGATGCCTACACGGAATCGATCGAGCCGGTCGCCGAAGTTGCGGCGATGTTCGAAACGATCACGATCGGTGACCGCAACATTTCTAACTCGGATTCCGATTCGATCCTTGGTCTGAATTCCGAAGGATTCCGCGGCGACAACGTTTCTTCGGACCTCCGCGATATGATGGCGAACGACCCGACCGGCAAACGCCGCGTCGATGTCATCGTCCAGGCCAAGGATGCCGACGACCCGTCGCTCCGCGCTCTGCTTTCAAGCGGAAAGGCGCGTCTGACCGACCGCATCGGCGACAGCAACACGCTCGTCGTCAATTTGCCGTTGGCGCTGGTGAATGAGCTTTCGCAGAGCCGTTTGGCGAACTTTATCTCGCCGGATCGGAATATGCTCAAGCTTGGCCACGTCGAGAATACAACGGGCACCGCTGTTACGCGCTCACAAGCTGCGACCACCGGGCGCGCCGCGTACACGCTCGACGGAACCGGTGTTGGAATCGCGGTGCTCGATTCGGGTCTCCTCGCGACACATGCGGACTTCAAGAACGCCTCGGGCGCGTCGCGAATCGTTTACAGTCAGAACTTCGTGACGACCGAAAGCACCACCGACGACAACTATGGTCACGGTACGCACGTTGCCGGTCTCGCGGCGGGTCGCTCGACGAACTATCAGGGCACCGCTCCGAACGCAAACATCATTAACCTCAAGGTTCTTGATGGCATCGGACGCGGTCAAACATCTTGGCTCCTGAACGCTCTTGAATGGTTGAAACTAAATCATCAGACCTACAACATCAAAGTTGTTAATCTGAGTCTCGGTGGAGCCGCGATCGACACTTATTCCAACGATCCGGTTTGCCGTAAGGTTCAGGAATTGAATGCGCTTGGAATTCTTGTAGTAGCGGCTGCGGGCAACGAAGGAAAGAACTTTCTCACCGGACAAAAACTCTACGGTCAGATTCATAGCCCGGGAAATGATCCTTCGGTTTTGACGGTCGGCGCAGTCAATACGAAACAGACTGATGTCCGTTCGGATGACCTTATGGCAACTTTCAGCTCAAACGGGCCGACGCGAAGTTTCTACACGACGGCAAACGGAACAAAGGTCTATGATCACGCGATCAAACCTGATCTTGTCGCTCCCGGAAACCAACTGATCTCAGCGCGTGCGAAGAACACAAGTCTCTTAGGGATTCTGATGTCTTTTCTCGCTGTCGCGGACAATTCAGGCGACCAAAACACATATCGCATCCCGATGAGCGGAACGTCGATGTCAACTCCGGTCGTAGCCGGCGCCGCAGCTTTGCTTTTCCAGGCCAACCCGAAGCTGACGCCGAATATGGTGAAAATGATCCTGCAGTACACGGCCCAGCCGCTGAACGGCTACAATATGCTCCAACAGGGTGCCGGGCAGCTTAACCTCGAAGGGGCGATCCGACTCGCCAAGGCTTACCGAACGGATGTCGATTTCAACACGGCGATGGCTCAGGGCGCGAGTCTCTTGCCAACGGGCGGAGTCTTTCCGACGACGACAAGCACGTTAAACGGACAGACCTTCAGTTGGTCACAAGGTGTTTTGACCAACCACGCGTATCTGAAAGGAAGCCATCTCGCGAGCCAGTTCCACAATGTGTACAAAAACGGATCCTGGTTTGAAAAGGGCATCGGACACAACGCGTTGCATCAATATGTCCTGAATGCCCAATACGCATCGGGCAGCAACATCGCGATCTTCCCGAAGGCGGTCGTCAGCAACGGCGGAACGCTCGGTGACGGAACGTTCTACACCGGATTCGGAGTACTGGTCAGCGATGGTGTTCTGGTATCCGACGGCGTTCTCGTCAGCGACGGCGTTCTTGTAAGCGACGGGGTACTTGTCAGTGATGGAGTGCTGTTTGGCGACGGAGTGCTTGTCAGCGATGGCGTCCTTGTCAGCGACGGCGTGCTCGTCGGCGACAGTACATCGGCCAACAATGTAATTTATGGTGATAACTAA
- the sdhB gene encoding succinate dehydrogenase iron-sulfur subunit — translation MSQTNGHHEKKRLTNPPQTIELKIQRREKLGSDSSWEVFEIPYRRNLNVISALMEIRKNPVTKDGRQTTPPVWDMSCLEQVCGICTMVIDGRARQSCSALVDDLLLASGSNSITLEPMSKFPNVRDLKVDRSRMFEHLKQVHAWVELDGSHDLGPGQHVSNEVAQERYAYSRCMTCGCCLEACPQYFDDNYIGPQAIAQARLFNMHPTGKITIDERLEGLMGDDGITNCGNAQNCVQVCPMSVPLTKAIYETNRDITVNALFGWLRK, via the coding sequence ATGAGTCAAACAAACGGACATCACGAAAAGAAACGGCTGACGAATCCGCCGCAGACAATCGAACTTAAGATCCAGCGACGCGAAAAACTCGGTTCGGATTCGAGTTGGGAAGTTTTCGAGATTCCCTACAGGCGCAATCTGAACGTCATTTCGGCGCTGATGGAGATTCGCAAGAATCCGGTCACCAAGGACGGAAGGCAGACGACGCCGCCGGTTTGGGATATGAGCTGCCTCGAACAGGTTTGCGGAATTTGCACGATGGTCATCGACGGCCGCGCGCGACAATCCTGTTCGGCGCTTGTCGACGATCTGTTGCTCGCAAGCGGTTCGAATTCGATCACGCTCGAGCCGATGTCGAAATTCCCGAACGTCCGCGATCTGAAAGTTGACCGTTCGCGTATGTTTGAACACCTGAAGCAAGTACACGCGTGGGTTGAACTCGACGGTTCGCACGATCTAGGACCCGGACAGCACGTCTCGAACGAGGTTGCGCAGGAGCGTTACGCGTATTCACGCTGTATGACCTGCGGTTGCTGCCTCGAGGCGTGTCCGCAGTATTTTGACGACAACTACATCGGGCCGCAGGCGATCGCGCAAGCTCGGCTCTTCAATATGCATCCGACGGGCAAGATCACGATTGACGAGCGGCTCGAAGGCCTGATGGGCGACGACGGCATCACCAATTGCGGGAACGCGCAGAACTGCGTGCAGGTGTGCCCGATGAGCGTTCCGCTGACAAAAGCAATTTACGAAACAAACCGCGACATCACCGTCAATGCGCTTTTTGGCTGGTTGAGAAAGTAA
- the sdhA gene encoding succinate dehydrogenase flavoprotein subunit, whose amino-acid sequence MASNGLKIAIVGGGLAGLAAAMKIAEAGHDVDLISVVPVKRSHSVCAQGGINGAVNTKGEGDSPFKHFDDTVYGGDFLANQPPVQRMCEMAPQIINLFDRMGVPFSRTQEGLIDFRRFGGTLHHRTAFAGASTGQQLLYALDEQVRKYESAGKVNKYEGWEMLSLVLDDHQVCRGLIAMNLQTLELKEFPADAVIMATGGPGLIFGKSTNSMTCTGSAVSAAYQQGAKYANGEFIQVHPTSIPGEDKLRLMSESARGEGGRVWVPRNPGDKRGPKDIPNDERWYFLEEKYPAYGNLVPRDIATREIFQVCLDGFGVGGENQVYLDLTHIPAETLTRKLGAILEIYEMFVGDDPRYVPMRIFPGVHYSMGGLWVDFEQRTNIPGLFAAGECDYSIHGANRLGANSLVSCVYGGFVAAPSAIEYAMNVERGGSESNGIHAAELKRQQEINDQIVRNEGSENQYRLHDELGKWMTDNVTVVRFNDKLKATDDKIVELTERFKNISINDSNLWATQAVPHARQLWNMLQLARVITLGALNRNESRGAHYKPDFPDRNDDEFLKTTIAEFSNEAPVLSYEAVEVGLIEPRKRDYSKGKAKEA is encoded by the coding sequence ATGGCTTCAAACGGGTTGAAAATTGCGATCGTCGGCGGCGGGCTGGCGGGACTTGCGGCGGCGATGAAGATCGCGGAAGCGGGACACGACGTGGACCTGATCTCGGTCGTCCCCGTCAAACGCTCGCACTCGGTTTGCGCGCAGGGCGGCATCAACGGCGCCGTCAACACGAAGGGCGAGGGCGATTCGCCGTTCAAGCATTTCGACGACACGGTCTATGGCGGCGATTTTCTCGCCAACCAACCGCCCGTCCAGCGAATGTGCGAAATGGCGCCGCAGATCATCAATCTATTCGACCGGATGGGCGTGCCGTTCTCGCGGACGCAGGAGGGTTTGATAGATTTTCGCCGGTTCGGCGGGACGCTCCATCACCGGACGGCATTCGCCGGGGCTTCAACCGGTCAGCAATTGCTCTACGCGCTCGACGAACAGGTTCGAAAATATGAATCGGCCGGCAAGGTCAACAAATACGAGGGTTGGGAAATGCTCTCGCTCGTCCTCGACGATCACCAGGTATGCCGCGGATTGATCGCGATGAATCTGCAAACGCTTGAACTCAAAGAATTTCCGGCGGATGCAGTGATAATGGCGACGGGCGGTCCGGGACTGATCTTCGGAAAGTCCACGAACTCGATGACGTGTACTGGGAGCGCCGTTTCGGCGGCGTATCAGCAGGGCGCGAAGTACGCCAACGGCGAGTTCATACAGGTTCATCCGACTTCGATCCCGGGCGAGGACAAACTGCGCCTGATGTCGGAGTCGGCGCGCGGCGAGGGCGGACGCGTTTGGGTCCCGAGGAATCCCGGCGACAAACGCGGGCCGAAGGATATCCCGAATGACGAACGCTGGTATTTTCTCGAAGAAAAATATCCGGCGTACGGCAATCTCGTGCCGCGCGACATCGCGACGCGCGAGATATTTCAGGTTTGTCTCGACGGTTTCGGCGTCGGCGGCGAGAATCAGGTCTATCTCGATCTGACGCATATTCCGGCAGAGACCCTGACCCGCAAACTCGGCGCGATCCTTGAGATCTACGAGATGTTCGTCGGCGACGATCCGCGCTATGTGCCGATGCGAATCTTCCCCGGTGTCCATTACTCGATGGGCGGCCTGTGGGTCGATTTCGAGCAGCGCACGAACATTCCCGGACTGTTCGCGGCCGGCGAATGCGACTATTCGATCCACGGCGCAAATCGTCTCGGAGCGAATTCGCTCGTCTCCTGTGTTTACGGCGGCTTCGTCGCCGCACCGTCGGCGATCGAATACGCGATGAACGTCGAACGCGGCGGAAGCGAATCGAACGGGATCCACGCCGCCGAACTCAAGCGCCAGCAGGAGATAAACGATCAGATCGTCAGAAACGAAGGTTCTGAGAATCAATACAGGCTCCACGACGAACTCGGCAAATGGATGACCGACAACGTGACCGTCGTCCGGTTCAACGACAAGCTCAAGGCGACCGACGACAAGATCGTCGAACTGACCGAGCGCTTCAAGAACATTTCGATCAACGACTCGAATCTGTGGGCGACGCAGGCCGTTCCGCACGCGCGACAGCTTTGGAATATGCTTCAGCTCGCGCGCGTCATCACGCTCGGGGCGCTCAACCGCAACGAGTCGCGCGGGGCGCATTACAAGCCCGATTTTCCGGATCGCAACGACGACGAGTTTCTCAAGACGACGATCGCGGAGTTCTCGAACGAAGCGCCGGTGCTGAGTTACGAAGCCGTCGAAGTCGGCCTGATCGAACCGCGCAAGCGCGATTATTCGAAGGGGAAAGCGAAAGAAGCTTGA